A single window of Cydia strobilella chromosome 18, ilCydStro3.1, whole genome shotgun sequence DNA harbors:
- the LOC134749218 gene encoding uncharacterized protein LOC134749218, protein MSFSEASNDEVESVLVETLIPAKSKEKYLNVYDGFIKWKDQNNEKSFSEKVFLNYFNEIAKKLKPSSLWGIYSMLKTTMRAKHNIYLQEYFNLRVWLRKRSVGFKSSQCQVLTQENIRKFIDEAPDAKYLATKVALILGVCGQLRAVDLTCFNSNNIKIADGLMIGVLNDAQNKTEKIFVIRDEFIPWVQKYQALRPANADTERFFLNLRDGKCTKQVIGRHKMGNLPKEIAAYLKLPHPECFTGHCFRRSANAVGAVISNVDKSNREQFRSTAQGEISYVSEFARRYRKGYSVEQDVFLEVEPVTGGNNIQAANMELANEVKIKTERIDEESVDEVYVKAEPFDETIGDPINAFDTTDVTTCKPSASGRSSQLSNVVMEDSDDSLDMVRIISEDVDRSTSIDRPLKALREESSQGTSSQNDTKITVAGKNITIIFKNCTNVGNVTVNVINK, encoded by the exons atgaGTTTCAGCGAAGCAAGTAACGACGAAGTGGAGAGTGTTCTAGTAGAAACTTTGATACCAGCGAAAtctaaagaaaaatatttgaatGTGTACGATGGTTTTATCAAGTGGAAAGACCAAAACAATGAAAAATCTTTCTCTGAGAAAGTATTCTTGAATTATTTTAACGAAATCGCCAAGAAATTGAAACCGAGCAGTTTGTGGGGGATATATTCAATGTTGAAAACCACAATGCGTGCAAAACACAACATTTATTTGCAGGAATATTTTAATCTTCGTGTGTGGCTGAGAAAACGTAGTGTTGGATTCAAAAGCAGTCAATGTCAAGTTTTGACTCAAGAGAATATAAGGAAATTTATAGACGAAGCCCCAGACGCGAAGTATTTAGCGACAAAG GTGGCGCTTATTCTGGGTGTTTGCGGACAGCTGCGAGCTGTCGATTTAACCTGTTTTAACTCTAACAACATAAAGATCGCCGACGGCTTAATGATTGGGGTATTGAATGATGCCCAGAACAAGACTGAAAAAATATTCGTCATTCGAGATGAATTCATTCCATGGGTGCAAAAATATCAGGCGTTGAGGCCTGCCAACGCAGACACGGAAAGATTCTTCTTGAACTTAAGAGATGGTAAATGTACAAAACAAGTAATTGGACGTCATAAAATGGGAAACTTGCCCAAAGAAATAGCTGCCTATTTAAAGTTGCCGCACCCAGAATGTTTTACTGGACACTGTTTTCGGCGATCCGCGAATGCTGTTGGTGCGGTTATAAGCAATGTAGACAAAAGTAACAGAGAACAATTTCGAAGCACAGCCCAGGGAGAGATTTCATATGTATCGGAGTTCGCAAGGCGATACAGGAAAGGTTATTCCGTCGAGCAAGATgtctttttggaagttgaaccTGTTACTGGTGGGAATAATATTCAGGCTGCAAATATGGAACTTGCGAATgaggttaaaattaaaactgaaaGGATAGATGAAGAATCTGTCGATGAGGTTTATGTTAAAGCAGAACCATTCGATGAAACCATAGGGGATCCTATAAATGCTTTTGATACAACCGATGTGACAACATGCAAACCCTCTGCTTCTGGTAGGTCTTCCCAATTGTCCAATGTTGTTATGGAGGATTCTGATGATTCATTAGATATGGTTCGAATCATAAGCGAAGACGTGGACCGATCGACCAGCATCGATCGACCATTGAAAGCCCTTCGGGAGGAGTCATCACAAGGAACGTCTAGCCAGAATGATACAAAAATAACTGTAGCtggaaaaaatataacaataatttttaaaaactgtactaatgtcggcaatgtaactgtcaatgttattaataaatag